One stretch of Streptomyces sp. R21 DNA includes these proteins:
- a CDS encoding carbohydrate ABC transporter permease produces MTKRASDVSVSPRRRRNKYIVAPLVLIAANVVLFALFFVWPAVIGLGYSFTNYTGVGAFQFIGLDNYHNLFGDSTFYDALSRTLLYAVLFVPLNFALSLLAANLVVSKHAKGASVARVIFFIPWLLSPIVVGVLWRWLFGENFGLVNYVIEKLGGSAVPWQSNADLSLIVVVMAASWAWTGFSMLLFIAAIKNVPVSYYEAASLDGAGPWRQFISITLPSIAPTSFIVILLNTINAMKEYPVFVALNNGGPGTSNNLLVQYIYETGFKRGQIGYASAASFVLMLILMAVAIIQLIVNRRVENR; encoded by the coding sequence ATGACAAAACGCGCCTCGGACGTGTCCGTGAGCCCGCGCAGGAGACGCAACAAGTACATCGTCGCGCCGCTCGTCCTCATCGCGGCCAATGTCGTGCTCTTCGCGCTGTTCTTCGTCTGGCCTGCGGTGATCGGGCTCGGCTACTCGTTCACGAACTACACGGGTGTGGGGGCGTTCCAGTTCATCGGACTGGACAACTACCACAACCTGTTCGGGGACTCCACCTTCTACGACGCGCTGTCCCGGACGCTGCTGTACGCCGTCCTCTTCGTTCCGCTGAACTTCGCGCTCTCGCTGCTCGCCGCCAACCTGGTGGTGAGCAAGCACGCCAAGGGCGCGTCGGTCGCCCGCGTCATCTTCTTCATCCCATGGCTGCTGTCGCCCATCGTCGTGGGTGTCCTGTGGCGGTGGCTGTTCGGTGAGAACTTCGGACTGGTCAACTACGTCATCGAGAAGCTCGGCGGAAGTGCCGTTCCGTGGCAGTCGAACGCGGACCTGTCGTTGATCGTGGTGGTGATGGCGGCGTCCTGGGCCTGGACGGGTTTCTCGATGCTGCTGTTCATCGCGGCGATCAAGAACGTACCGGTGTCGTACTACGAGGCGGCCTCGCTCGACGGCGCAGGCCCATGGCGCCAGTTCATCAGCATCACGCTGCCGAGCATCGCGCCCACCTCGTTCATCGTCATCCTGCTCAACACGATCAACGCGATGAAGGAATACCCGGTGTTCGTCGCCCTCAACAACGGCGGACCCGGCACGTCGAACAACCTGCTTGTCCAGTACATCTATGAGACCGGCTTCAAACGGGGCCAGATCGGCTACGCGAGCGCCGCGTCATTCGTGCTCATGCTCATCCTGA